The segment CCTGCAAATACAATTTTTGGCGAATGTGGTTTTTTGTTGCTTATCTGAAAATCTGGTTTGAGGGCTTCGATAATAGATTTTGCCCCAAGGTATGAACCTCCAATTCCGATAACAACAAGTACTTCAATTTTATTTTTGAACAATGCCACGGTTTCCTCAATTTCCGTAATTTCTTTTTCTGTAATTGCTGAAGGAAGGTTGTGCCAGCCTAAAAAATCGCTGCCTGCTCCGGTTTTGTTACTTAGCAAATTGTTGCTTTTTTCAACTTTTTTTGAGTATTCAGAAATCTCATTATTGGTAACGAAATCTGAAATTTTATTGATATTTAATTCAATTTTCATGTTTAGTATTTTATTGATAAAGATTTTTTATTGTAAAATTTGTTCACCCATGCAAAGATATCTGCTCCATTTTTTTTATATCTATGATTTCTATAAGTTTTCCATATATTTTTATGATTTTGTCTTTTCTGAATTCTGATAAGGTTCGAATTACATTTTCGGTAGTCATACCAATAAATTCGGCAATTTCTTTTCTTGAGATTGGCAAATCGAACTCGTGCGAGTAAAAAACTTCGTTTGCAAAATAAAGCAGAATAAATGCCACTCGTCCAGGCAAATGTCTTTGGCGAATTTCTATTGATTGTAGAATTATCTTGTCGGAAATTGTGCTCATTTTCCTAAGAAGTCCCATTGAAAACGAACCGTTTGTTTTAATTAAATCTCTAATTTGTTTGAAATCGAGAATGCAAGTTGTTGAATCAATTAGTGATACAACAGAATAATTATAGCACGAATCTGAAAACACGCTTAATAAATTTACAAAATCTAAAGGTTTAGCTATCGTAATGATTTGCTCTTTCCCTGAGGAAGAAATCCGAAATAGCTTTACCAGTCCTTTTTTAAGGTAAATGAAATTTTCTATTACTTGTCCTTTTTCTACAATAACACTTCCTTTTTTGTATTTTGTTTCAGTTTTATTAGAACACATTGCTTCAA is part of the Bacteroidota bacterium genome and harbors:
- a CDS encoding Crp/Fnr family transcriptional regulator — encoded protein: MKDLFFENVGATDIEAMCSNKTETKYKKGSVIVEKGQVIENFIYLKKGLVKLFRISSSGKEQIITIAKPLDFVNLLSVFSDSCYNYSVVSLIDSTTCILDFKQIRDLIKTNGSFSMGLLRKMSTISDKIILQSIEIRQRHLPGRVAFILLYFANEVFYSHEFDLPISRKEIAEFIGMTTENVIRTLSEFRKDKIIKIYGKLIEIIDIKKMEQISLHG